One Luteolibacter flavescens genomic region harbors:
- a CDS encoding riboflavin synthase has translation MFTGLVEAIGRVRSFERRGEQARLSLEIPFAAELEMGESVAVNGCCLTVADIDQGGASFDLLGQTLAITSLGDLTDGAIVNLERALRAGDRFGGHFVQGHVDSTGSVLALEERGQDHIFDVSLPPEIAKLCINKGSLCVDGISLTIAELGEDRARFWITPHTFAVTHLPGLKVGARVNLEADLLAKHVAKLMAGMSR, from the coding sequence ATGTTTACCGGACTCGTAGAAGCCATCGGCCGCGTCCGCTCGTTCGAGCGCCGCGGTGAACAAGCCCGCCTTTCGCTGGAAATCCCATTCGCCGCCGAACTCGAAATGGGCGAGTCCGTCGCGGTGAATGGATGCTGCCTGACCGTCGCGGACATCGATCAAGGTGGCGCGAGCTTCGACCTGCTCGGCCAGACGCTCGCGATCACCTCGCTGGGCGACCTGACGGACGGAGCCATCGTCAATCTTGAGCGCGCCCTGCGTGCAGGCGACCGCTTCGGAGGGCACTTCGTCCAAGGCCACGTCGATTCGACCGGCAGCGTGCTCGCGCTTGAGGAACGCGGTCAGGATCACATCTTCGACGTCTCCCTGCCGCCGGAAATCGCGAAGTTGTGCATCAACAAGGGATCGCTGTGCGTGGACGGGATTTCCCTGACTATCGCGGAACTCGGCGAGGATCGCGCGCGTTTCTGGATCACGCCGCACACCTTCGCGGTGACGCATTTGCCGGGGCTAAAAGTGGGAGCCCGGGTGAATCTGGAAGCCGACCTGCTCGCAAAGCATGTGGCGAAGCTGATGGCGGGGATGAGCCGCTAG
- a CDS encoding putative Na+/H+ antiporter, which produces MKALLFLIAFLFALAMPDSAQAAAGHEMETPEFVTMMAEFPAKEAARGIEGIGAKLAFRAKEQPFLIVATVIFVLAILQTFVAIPITKLAHKAQHEHEERSSGQPGETVSFKATMLHFLGEVEAIFGIWVIVLLGAMLWFYDLGTVTSYMSGVNFTEPLFVVIIMALASTRPVLRFAEGCLRFFARFGKESPAAWWLSIMIIGPILGSFITEPGAMTIAAMLLAKKFYKLKPSPRFAYATLGLLFVNVSVGGVLTNFAAPPVLMVATKWGLTTMEMLMHYGDKAVVAIVISTLLYFAFFRNELAEMALRAGDHDGDGKGDLIEKDSSVPLFVTLTHLGFMAFTVAFAHYPPLFIGGFLVFLAFSQATAHHQSPVVLRGPILVGFFLAGLVVHGGLQGWWLAPIITSLSEWPLFIGATILTSFNDNAAITFLASQVDGLGPQLKYAVLAGAVTGGGLTVIANAPNPAGQALLSRFFGDGVSPAKLATAALVPTFIVACCMMLLPDRGIDEMFALPPQEAAAESPAN; this is translated from the coding sequence ATGAAAGCCCTCCTTTTCCTCATCGCCTTCCTTTTCGCGCTGGCGATGCCCGACTCTGCCCAAGCCGCGGCGGGGCATGAAATGGAGACTCCCGAGTTTGTCACGATGATGGCGGAGTTCCCGGCGAAGGAAGCTGCGCGGGGAATCGAAGGCATCGGGGCAAAGCTCGCCTTTCGCGCGAAGGAGCAGCCGTTCCTGATCGTTGCCACAGTCATCTTCGTCCTGGCCATCCTACAAACCTTCGTTGCGATCCCGATCACGAAGCTGGCCCACAAGGCCCAGCACGAACACGAGGAAAGATCCTCCGGGCAGCCCGGCGAAACGGTCAGCTTCAAGGCGACGATGCTTCACTTCCTCGGCGAGGTTGAGGCGATCTTCGGCATCTGGGTCATCGTTCTGCTGGGTGCGATGCTGTGGTTCTACGACCTCGGAACGGTGACCAGCTACATGAGCGGGGTGAATTTCACCGAACCGCTCTTCGTGGTGATCATCATGGCGCTCGCCTCGACGCGCCCGGTGCTGCGGTTCGCCGAGGGTTGCCTGCGGTTCTTCGCTCGCTTCGGAAAGGAGAGCCCGGCGGCATGGTGGCTATCCATCATGATCATCGGCCCCATCCTCGGCTCCTTCATCACCGAGCCGGGCGCCATGACCATCGCCGCGATGCTGCTGGCGAAGAAATTCTACAAGCTGAAGCCCTCGCCGCGCTTCGCCTACGCGACGCTCGGCTTGCTTTTCGTGAATGTCTCGGTGGGCGGCGTGCTGACGAATTTCGCAGCTCCACCGGTGCTAATGGTGGCCACCAAATGGGGCCTGACCACGATGGAGATGCTGATGCACTACGGCGACAAGGCGGTCGTTGCCATCGTGATCTCCACCTTGCTCTACTTCGCATTTTTCAGGAACGAACTCGCCGAAATGGCCTTGCGAGCGGGCGATCATGATGGCGATGGCAAGGGCGACCTGATCGAGAAGGATAGCTCTGTCCCGCTTTTCGTGACACTGACTCATCTGGGCTTCATGGCATTCACGGTGGCCTTCGCCCACTACCCCCCACTCTTTATCGGTGGCTTTCTAGTCTTCCTCGCCTTCTCGCAGGCAACAGCACATCACCAATCGCCGGTGGTACTGCGCGGACCGATTCTTGTCGGCTTTTTCCTCGCCGGCCTGGTGGTCCATGGAGGGCTGCAGGGGTGGTGGCTGGCTCCGATCATCACGAGTTTGAGCGAATGGCCACTATTCATCGGTGCGACCATTCTCACATCCTTCAATGACAACGCGGCGATCACCTTCCTTGCGAGCCAGGTGGACGGACTCGGCCCGCAACTGAAATACGCCGTGCTCGCCGGTGCCGTGACCGGTGGCGGCCTCACCGTCATCGCGAATGCTCCGAACCCCGCGGGACAGGCCCTGCTTTCCCGGTTCTTCGGCGACGGAGTTTCGCCCGCGAAACTGGCCACCGCCGCTTTGGTCCCCACGTTCATCGTCGCCTGCTGCATGATGCTGCTGCCTGACCGGGGCATCGATGAAATGTTCGCCCTGCCACCTCAGGAAGCCGCCGCGGAATCCCCTGCCAACTGA
- a CDS encoding thioredoxin family protein: MRWSRAFPVLSAFLLLPGCGLIGEKQGKPEMVGSPFGPTGVPPQLRGNQDGTAVKPGGNVSDEAARALATHDPDTLVWTDPDDADAPLPVLDTLLTAPKQKGPWWDSESEALRESKRSGKPLLIWFTDSVRSTACSSLSEKLLARPEFEAWASENTVRLVVDQSVKGKNIDDTTAKVLHSRDLKKKYKASGYPSLHVLAPSGEVIGRYKGYRSGQEDFIWGQLKQAVALAKERQESWKESLAKKGYRDWSNDSGKVIFAKLSAYRDGKMILVEPDGQRVRTNEKSLSAGDRVWIQQQKERRGIQ; encoded by the coding sequence ATGCGTTGGTCCCGTGCCTTTCCCGTCCTGTCGGCTTTCCTTCTCCTGCCCGGTTGCGGCCTCATCGGCGAGAAGCAAGGCAAGCCGGAGATGGTGGGCAGTCCCTTCGGTCCCACGGGCGTCCCGCCACAGTTACGCGGCAATCAGGACGGCACGGCGGTGAAGCCGGGCGGGAATGTTTCCGACGAAGCAGCAAGGGCCTTGGCGACCCACGACCCCGACACATTGGTGTGGACCGACCCCGACGATGCGGACGCGCCGTTGCCGGTGCTGGACACCCTGCTGACCGCGCCGAAGCAGAAGGGTCCGTGGTGGGATAGCGAGAGCGAGGCACTCCGCGAGTCGAAGCGCTCCGGCAAGCCGCTGCTGATCTGGTTCACCGACAGCGTCCGGAGCACCGCCTGCTCGAGCCTGAGCGAGAAACTCCTGGCGCGTCCTGAGTTCGAAGCCTGGGCCTCCGAGAACACCGTCCGCCTGGTGGTGGACCAGTCGGTGAAAGGGAAGAACATCGACGACACTACCGCGAAGGTCCTGCACTCCCGCGATCTGAAGAAGAAGTACAAGGCGAGCGGCTACCCGTCCCTGCACGTCCTCGCACCCTCTGGAGAGGTCATCGGACGCTACAAGGGCTACCGCTCCGGTCAGGAGGACTTCATCTGGGGTCAGCTCAAGCAGGCGGTCGCGCTCGCCAAGGAACGGCAGGAATCATGGAAGGAATCCCTGGCGAAGAAGGGCTACCGGGACTGGTCGAATGACAGCGGGAAGGTGATCTTCGCCAAGCTGAGCGCCTACCGCGACGGGAAGATGATCCTCGTCGAGCCGGATGGCCAGCGGGTCCGGACCAATGAAAAGAGCCTCTCGGCGGGCGACCGGGTATGGATCCAGCAGCAGAAGGAACGCCGGGGTATCCAGTGA
- the trxB gene encoding thioredoxin-disulfide reductase — protein sequence MENVIIIGTGCAGYTAAIYTGRANLTPLMLTGTQPGGQLTTTTEVENFPGFPEGIMGPELMMNMQKQAEKFGARIEYANVESVAKNADGSFTVKTSAGEHHSKTVIIATGAAPKHLGLPNEQSLIGRGLTSCATCDGAFYRDVPVAVIGGGDSAAEEATFLTRFASKVYLIHRRDELRASKIMADRALENPKIEPVWNSTVTEYLTDDAGEVRAVTLKNLVTGEESELELKCVFVAIGHVPNSAFLGDLVDKDENGYIIQNAGRTSTKTEGLFAAGDVADHYYRQAVTAAGQGCAAALEAERYLADHE from the coding sequence ATGGAAAACGTCATCATCATCGGCACCGGCTGCGCCGGATACACTGCCGCCATCTACACCGGCCGCGCGAATCTCACCCCCCTCATGCTCACCGGCACCCAGCCCGGGGGCCAGCTCACGACCACCACCGAGGTGGAGAATTTCCCCGGATTCCCCGAGGGAATCATGGGCCCTGAGCTGATGATGAACATGCAGAAGCAAGCCGAGAAATTCGGAGCACGCATCGAATATGCGAACGTCGAGAGCGTGGCAAAGAATGCCGACGGCTCCTTCACCGTGAAAACTTCCGCAGGCGAGCACCACTCGAAGACGGTGATCATCGCCACCGGCGCGGCCCCGAAACATCTGGGTCTGCCGAACGAGCAGTCGCTGATCGGCCGCGGCCTCACGTCCTGCGCCACCTGCGACGGTGCTTTCTACCGCGATGTGCCGGTGGCCGTCATCGGTGGTGGCGACAGCGCCGCGGAGGAGGCCACCTTCCTCACGCGCTTTGCCAGCAAGGTTTACCTGATCCACCGCCGCGACGAACTGCGCGCATCGAAGATCATGGCCGACCGCGCCTTGGAAAATCCGAAGATCGAGCCGGTCTGGAATTCCACCGTCACCGAATACCTCACGGACGACGCCGGCGAAGTCCGGGCCGTCACACTGAAGAACTTGGTGACCGGCGAGGAGAGCGAACTGGAACTGAAGTGCGTCTTCGTCGCCATCGGCCACGTGCCGAACAGCGCCTTCCTCGGCGACCTGGTGGACAAGGACGAGAACGGCTACATCATCCAGAATGCCGGACGCACCTCGACGAAGACCGAGGGTCTTTTCGCCGCGGGCGACGTGGCGGACCACTACTATCGCCAGGCCGTGACCGCTGCCGGCCAAGGCTGCGCCGCAGCGCTCGAAGCCGAGCGCTACCTCGCCGATCACGAGTGA